Proteins encoded within one genomic window of [Enterobacter] lignolyticus SCF1:
- a CDS encoding methyl-accepting chemotaxis protein, with translation MDKTAAMLKPQKVSFLHHIRLVPLFSSILGGILLLFALSSGLAGYFLLQADRDQRDVTEELQVRTGLSNSSNHLRTARINMIHAGAASRIAEMEDMKQNIADAELRIKQSQQGFQEYVNRRVKTAADEALDGEINARYSAYVAGLQPMLKYAKNGMFEAIINHENEQARQLDAAYNDVLLKAIQIRSDRATHLSASAHSRTQLGIAFMIGAFVLALALTLMTFIALRRTVVSPLKRTLERIEQIAGGNLTLPDEPAGRSEIGKLSHELQKMQHALSQTVGTVRQGTEEIYRGTSEISAGNTDLSSRTEQQAAAIEETAASMEQLTATVKQNADNAHHASKLAEDASSKATRGGQIVSGVVSTMGNISSSSKKISEITAVINSIAFQTNILALNAAVEAARAGEQGRGFAVVASEVRTLASRSAQAAKEIEGLISESVTLIERGSGEVVAAGSTMKDIVEAVKRVTDIMLEIAAASDEQSRGIQQVSQAISEMDNVTQQNASLVEESSAAALSLEEQAARLTEAVGVFRLQGGVSAARQHKAPSSAQFVASRQATAGGDNWETF, from the coding sequence ATGGACAAAACAGCAGCGATGCTCAAGCCACAAAAAGTCAGTTTTTTGCACCACATCAGGTTGGTTCCGCTTTTCTCCTCCATTCTGGGCGGTATTTTGCTGCTATTCGCATTAAGTTCAGGGCTCGCCGGGTATTTTTTGCTGCAGGCAGACCGCGACCAGCGTGACGTGACCGAAGAACTGCAGGTGCGCACGGGACTGTCAAACAGCTCAAACCACCTGCGTACCGCACGTATTAATATGATCCATGCCGGCGCGGCCAGCCGCATCGCGGAAATGGAGGATATGAAGCAGAACATTGCCGACGCCGAACTGCGCATTAAGCAATCTCAGCAGGGCTTTCAGGAGTATGTGAACCGGCGGGTCAAAACGGCGGCGGATGAAGCGCTGGATGGCGAAATCAACGCGCGCTACAGCGCCTACGTCGCGGGCCTTCAGCCGATGCTGAAATATGCCAAAAACGGCATGTTCGAGGCGATTATCAACCACGAGAACGAGCAGGCCCGCCAGCTTGATGCCGCGTACAACGACGTGCTGCTGAAGGCTATTCAGATTCGCAGCGACAGAGCGACCCACCTTTCGGCGTCGGCGCATAGCCGTACGCAGCTGGGTATTGCGTTTATGATTGGCGCTTTTGTGCTGGCGCTGGCGCTAACGTTAATGACCTTTATCGCGCTACGCCGTACGGTGGTAAGCCCGCTTAAGCGCACCCTGGAGCGCATCGAGCAGATTGCCGGCGGTAACTTAACGCTGCCGGATGAGCCCGCCGGGCGCAGCGAAATTGGCAAACTGAGCCATGAGCTGCAGAAAATGCAGCACGCGCTGTCGCAAACCGTGGGCACCGTTCGCCAGGGGACGGAAGAGATCTATCGCGGTACCAGCGAAATCTCCGCCGGAAACACCGACCTGTCATCCCGAACAGAACAGCAGGCGGCCGCTATTGAGGAGACTGCGGCCAGCATGGAACAGCTGACCGCTACGGTGAAGCAGAACGCCGATAATGCGCATCATGCCAGCAAGCTGGCGGAGGATGCCTCCAGTAAGGCTACGCGCGGCGGCCAGATTGTTTCCGGCGTGGTGTCGACAATGGGCAATATCTCCAGCAGCTCAAAGAAAATTTCGGAGATTACCGCGGTGATCAACAGCATCGCCTTCCAGACCAATATTCTGGCGCTGAATGCCGCGGTAGAAGCCGCGCGCGCAGGCGAGCAGGGACGCGGATTTGCGGTCGTCGCCAGCGAAGTGCGGACGCTGGCCAGCCGAAGCGCGCAGGCGGCGAAAGAGATTGAAGGGCTTATCAGCGAATCCGTTACCCTGATCGAACGCGGGTCAGGCGAGGTTGTGGCGGCGGGCAGCACGATGAAGGATATCGTGGAAGCGGTGAAGCGCGTTACCGACATTATGCTGGAGATCGCGGCAGCCTCTGACGAGCAGAGCCGGGGGATCCAGCAGGTGAGCCAGGCCATTTCTGAAATGGATAACGTGACCCAGCAAAACGCCTCGCTGGTTGAGGAATCCTCTGCCGCAGCACTGTCGCTGGAAGAGCAGGCGGCACGCCTGACCGAAGCGGTTGGGGTATTTCGCCTGCAGGGCGGCGTAAGCGCCGCTCGCCAGCACAAAGCGCCATCCAGCGCGCAGTTTGTCGCCTCTCGCCAGGCGACGGCCGGCGGGGATAACTGGGAAACGTTCTGA